Proteins from one Hyperolius riggenbachi isolate aHypRig1 chromosome 4, aHypRig1.pri, whole genome shotgun sequence genomic window:
- the LTV1 gene encoding protein LTV1 homolog codes for MPHKKKKSFIDKKKSVTFHLVHRSQRDPLAADETAPQRVLLPADKVETEKRREEQRKFGVFFDDDYNYLQHLKEVGPAELVPSNTSQAPSRIIVTDEGKVEEEEEEQIPAPTLQLPSSVFASQFEEDVGLLNKAAPVRGLCLDLDPDVVAALDDDFDFENPENQLDDDFILQANIPGSEAQRNEYEGEEEDTDDDDFDSEGPLSDEEGGGDVGPMREFLFMQEETKSRFSEYSISSAAMRRNEHLTLLDERFEKFYEQYDDDEIGALDNREMEGYIQPDSARLQAVLEDYFKQKAKECVSLKDLEQQRKELCVTEHQEGQDEAEQTGGLDKTEDTEALDGTEEDEEEEKMETIVIELPSKWDCESILSTYSNLYNHPQTIKDPPKKKPIKVSTRTGIPLGVLPDRGPTAKQVERMERINDGDLPRVSTQPRCKNESAEEKRARKQAIKQERKERRMEKKANQQAFKLEKERQVKEQLNLQQNLQGLKLS; via the exons ATG CCTCACAAAAAGAAGAAATCCTTTATAGACAAGAAGAAATCAGTAACTTTTCATCTGGTCCACAGAAGTCAGAGGGATCCATTAGCAGCTGATGAAACTGCTCCACAGAGAGTCTTGCTACCTGCTGATAAG GTAGAGACagagaaaaggagggaggaaCAGAGAAAATTTGGTGTTTTCTTTGATGATGACTACAACTACCTGCAGCACCTCAAAGAAGTAGGCCCTGCTGAACTTGTTCCTTCCAATACTTCTCAAGCACCAAGTAGGATTATTGTGACAGATGAAGGAAAagtagaggaggaagaagaagaacagattccg GCACCAACCTTGCAATTACCTTCTTCAGTCTTTGCATcacagtttgaggaggatgtgggGTTGTTGAACAAAGCTGCACCTGTTCGAG GTCTTTGTCTGGATTTGGATCCTGATGTTGTGGCAGCTCTGGATGATGATTTTGACTTTGAAAACCCTGAAAACCAGTTAGATGACGACTTCATCCTACAGGCCAATATTCCTGGCAGTGAGGCTCAGAG AAACGAgtatgagggggaggaggaggatacgGATGATGATGACTTTGACTCAGAGGGTCCTTTATCTGATGAAGAGGGTGGAGGAGATGTTGGTCCCATGAGAGAGTTTCTGTTTATGCAGGAAGAGACTAAAAGTCGCTTCTCAGAATATTCTATATCTTCCGCTGCTATGAGAAGAAATGAGCACCTCACTCTGCTAGATGAGCGTTTTGAGAAG TTTTATGAGCAGTACGATGATGATGAGATTGGCGCTCTGGACAACAGAGAAATGGAAGGATACATCCAGCCAGATAGTGCACGTCTTCAAGCTGTTTTAGAGGACTACTTCAAGCAGAAGGCAAAGGA ATGTGTATCATTAAAAGATCTTGAGCAGCAACGAAAAGAATTGTGTGTTACTGAGCACCAAGAAGGACAGGATGAAGCCGAGCAAACAGGAGGACTGGATAAGACTGAGGACACTGAAGCACTGGATGGGACTGAGGAAGATGAAGAGGAAGAAAAAATGGAAACTATAGTTATTGAACTACCTTCTAAGTGGGACTGTGAATCCATACTTA GCACATACTCAAATTTGTATAATCACCCTCAGACAATAAAAGATCCACCTAAG AAAAAGCCGATTAAAGTATCTACCAGAACCGGCATTCCACTGGGTGTCCTGCCTGATCGAGGGCCTACAGCCAAGCAGGTGGAGCGCATGGAAAGGATTAATGATGGAGATTTGCCCAGGGTGTCAACACAGCCTCGTTGCAAAAATGAATCTGCAGAGGAGAAGAGAGCTCGAAAACAGGCCATAAAGCAGGAACGCAAG GAACGAAGGATGGAAAAGAAAGCCAATCAGCAAGCCTTTAAACTAGAAAAGGAAAGACAAGTAAAGGAACAACTGAACTTGCAGCAGAACCTTCAAGGACTTAAATTGTCTTAA